Proteins encoded by one window of Desulfovibrio ferrophilus:
- the dapF gene encoding diaminopimelate epimerase: MSQSTGMTVPFFKMHGSGNDFVLIDNRKLALPRAQMTLWAQRICRKAFGIGADGLIFLQNAPAGEQVDYIWHFYNADGSRAEMCGNGSRCAARLACEIGLADRNHVLGTDAGPIRAQVRPDSTLVKVQLTPPQDLLLGTSLTVDGVQYEVHFVNTGVPHAVIIVDDVSAIDVDKLGRAMRNHEHFAPAGTNVNFIQIRGNCKLLLRTYERGVEGETFACGTGAAASALVAHELGLVDESVELKTSGGEVLQIHLENGTLFLEGPAVKTYSGEMFIESLGL; the protein is encoded by the coding sequence GCAGCGGCAATGATTTCGTTCTTATCGATAATAGAAAGCTGGCTCTGCCCCGAGCCCAGATGACCCTCTGGGCACAGCGCATCTGCCGCAAAGCCTTTGGCATTGGCGCAGATGGCTTGATCTTTCTTCAAAATGCCCCCGCAGGTGAACAGGTTGATTACATCTGGCATTTCTACAATGCAGACGGATCACGTGCGGAAATGTGCGGAAATGGATCGCGTTGCGCAGCACGCCTGGCTTGTGAAATCGGCCTTGCAGACCGCAACCATGTGCTGGGAACGGACGCTGGCCCCATTCGCGCCCAAGTCCGCCCCGACTCCACTCTGGTCAAGGTTCAGCTGACTCCGCCCCAGGATTTACTCCTTGGGACCAGTCTGACCGTGGACGGTGTCCAATATGAAGTGCATTTCGTGAACACGGGCGTTCCTCATGCCGTGATCATTGTCGATGACGTCTCCGCCATTGATGTGGACAAACTTGGGCGTGCCATGCGCAACCATGAGCATTTTGCCCCGGCCGGGACCAACGTCAATTTCATTCAGATCAGAGGCAACTGCAAACTCCTGCTGCGCACCTATGAGCGCGGAGTGGAAGGCGAGACCTTTGCTTGCGGAACAGGAGCTGCGGCCTCGGCTCTGGTTGCCCATGAACTGGGGTTGGTTGATGAGTCTGTTGAACTCAAAACGTCCGGCGGCGAAGTTTTGCAAATCCATCTGGAAAACGGTACGCTCTTTCTCGAAGGCCCAGCTGTAAAGACCTATTCAGGTGAAATGTTTATCGAATCTCTTGGGCTGTAG
- a CDS encoding manganese-dependent inorganic pyrophosphatase, whose protein sequence is MLVFGHMNPDTDTIVSAIAYADLASKLGKDAKAVAQGAVTPESAYVLEKFGLATPEVVTSVAGQQVAVVDTTELSQLPSDIGEAEVVAVVDHHKLGDLATSQPLEMWVWPVGCTGTVLKNMYDFYNVEIPKGIAGAMMCAILSDTVMFKSVTCTDADKKAVEALAKIAGVADPMEIGLEMFKVKSAVDGTPIRELVFRDYKDFDMDGNGVGIGQLEVVDGAMLLPLVDDLYADIAKVKEEKGHHTVILMLTDIMKEGSEILYVTDDKAVFKKAFGIDAADKSFWMQGCMSRKKQIVPDFQGKAFK, encoded by the coding sequence ATGCTCGTTTTCGGTCACATGAACCCGGATACCGACACCATTGTTTCCGCTATTGCCTACGCCGATCTGGCCAGCAAACTTGGCAAAGACGCCAAGGCCGTTGCCCAGGGCGCAGTGACTCCCGAGTCCGCTTACGTGCTCGAGAAGTTTGGTCTTGCCACTCCTGAGGTCGTGACCTCCGTGGCCGGCCAGCAGGTCGCCGTTGTAGATACCACTGAGCTGTCCCAGCTGCCTTCCGACATCGGCGAAGCCGAAGTCGTGGCTGTTGTGGATCACCACAAGCTTGGTGACCTGGCCACTTCCCAGCCCCTGGAAATGTGGGTCTGGCCTGTTGGTTGTACCGGCACCGTGCTGAAGAACATGTACGATTTCTACAACGTCGAGATCCCCAAGGGTATCGCCGGCGCTATGATGTGTGCCATCCTGTCCGACACCGTCATGTTCAAGTCCGTGACTTGCACCGACGCTGACAAGAAGGCTGTTGAAGCTCTGGCCAAGATCGCCGGCGTTGCTGATCCCATGGAGATCGGCCTGGAGATGTTCAAGGTCAAGAGCGCCGTGGACGGAACCCCCATCCGCGAGCTGGTCTTCCGTGACTACAAGGACTTCGACATGGACGGCAACGGCGTTGGCATCGGCCAGCTGGAAGTCGTTGATGGTGCCATGCTCCTGCCCCTGGTTGACGACCTGTACGCTGACATCGCCAAGGTCAAGGAAGAGAAGGGCCACCACACCGTGATCCTGATGCTGACCGACATCATGAAGGAAGGCTCCGAGATTCTGTACGTGACCGATGACAAGGCCGTCTTCAAGAAGGCCTTCGGCATCGACGCCGCAGACAAGAGCTTCTGGATGCAGGGCTGCATGTCCCGCAAAAAGCAGATCGTGCCTGACTTCCAGGGCAAGGCTTTTAAATAA
- a CDS encoding PTS sugar transporter subunit IIB: MFWVRVDNRLIHGQIIETWLPYTKSRTIIVANDEVCGDPLRQEIMGLAIPSHIDKIFVCVEDTHEYMSRAYAVEEPDVLVLFSSCVDARRAHQKGLAFKSLNLGNMHYGPGKEQVCAHVALDGHDRSCLQYFDDNDVDLDFRCVPNQPIQVSRSW; the protein is encoded by the coding sequence GTGTTCTGGGTTCGAGTGGACAATCGACTCATCCACGGGCAGATCATCGAAACCTGGCTGCCGTATACGAAATCCCGCACGATCATTGTGGCCAACGATGAGGTGTGCGGCGATCCTCTGCGCCAGGAGATCATGGGCCTGGCTATTCCCAGTCATATCGACAAGATATTTGTGTGTGTCGAGGATACGCATGAATATATGTCACGTGCTTATGCCGTGGAAGAACCCGATGTACTGGTGCTGTTTTCCTCCTGTGTCGATGCAAGGCGGGCCCATCAGAAGGGATTGGCTTTCAAATCCTTGAACCTCGGGAATATGCATTATGGCCCAGGCAAGGAGCAAGTCTGCGCGCATGTGGCCCTGGATGGTCATGATCGCTCCTGCCTGCAATATTTCGATGACAACGACGTTGATCTTGATTTCCGCTGCGTGCCTAACCAACCAATCCAGGTCAGTCGATCATGGTAG
- the dapA gene encoding 4-hydroxy-tetrahydrodipicolinate synthase — translation MQFKGAFTALITPFKNGAVDEEAYRGLIEWQIEQGINGLVPCGTTGESATLSHAEHGEVIRICVDQSKGRVPVLAGAGSNNTREAIELTRYAKEAGADGALLITPYYNKPTPAGLVAHFKAIANEVPMPFVVYNVPGRTALNVLPATLKAIKEAVPKVVGIKEATANLQQVSDMVEIMGPDFCMLSGDDFTVLPLLSVGGCGVISVVSNIVPDKMSGMVKAFNEGDMETARKLHFEMQPLNRAMFLETNPIPVKTSLTMMGKIGLELRLPLVEMLPENLEQLKIALKENGLI, via the coding sequence ATGCAATTTAAGGGAGCGTTCACGGCGTTAATTACGCCGTTCAAGAACGGAGCCGTCGATGAGGAGGCCTATCGCGGGCTCATCGAATGGCAAATCGAACAAGGAATCAATGGGCTTGTGCCCTGCGGCACCACAGGTGAATCCGCAACACTCAGCCACGCCGAACACGGCGAGGTCATCCGCATCTGCGTGGACCAGTCCAAAGGCCGTGTGCCCGTGCTGGCCGGAGCAGGATCAAACAATACCCGCGAAGCCATCGAGCTGACCCGCTACGCCAAAGAAGCCGGTGCCGATGGCGCATTGCTCATCACTCCCTACTACAATAAACCGACTCCCGCCGGTCTTGTCGCCCATTTCAAAGCCATCGCAAACGAAGTACCCATGCCGTTTGTGGTCTACAACGTCCCTGGCCGCACCGCATTGAACGTGCTTCCGGCAACCTTGAAAGCCATCAAAGAGGCCGTGCCCAAGGTCGTGGGCATCAAGGAAGCCACCGCCAATCTGCAACAGGTGTCCGACATGGTCGAGATCATGGGACCGGATTTCTGCATGTTGTCAGGCGATGACTTCACTGTCCTGCCTCTGCTCTCCGTGGGTGGCTGTGGTGTCATTTCCGTTGTTTCCAACATCGTGCCGGACAAAATGTCCGGGATGGTCAAAGCCTTCAACGAGGGTGACATGGAAACTGCTCGCAAGCTGCATTTCGAAATGCAGCCTCTGAATCGCGCCATGTTCCTGGAGACCAACCCCATCCCGGTCAAGACGAGTCTTACCATGATGGGCAAGATCGGCCTGGAACTGCGCCTGCCTCTGGTGGAAATGCTGCCCGAGAATCTGGAGCAGCTCAAAATCGCACTCAAAGAGAATGGCTTGATCTAA
- the rpoN gene encoding RNA polymerase factor sigma-54 gives MGLELRQQLKLSQQLVMTPQLQQAIKLLQLSRFELLDMVQQELLENPLLEEKPEEEAVERPAEEQAAPTKEETYNDESVEQDLAKTAEWESYLGEFSSTAKQAVGREYETPEEGMSFEARLSAKPSLESHLDWQLRLSGASELDVQIGEQIIGNLDGLGYLRATAEEIADQLEHMPVSVQATSAEVESVILRMQRFDPLGVAARDPRECLLVQLDAYNMDDPILVSLVSEHLEDLEKRRYKPIARKFKISMEELKEYLDVIQTLDPMPGSSFAGSEPQYVSPDVFVYEYDGEFVIVLNEEGLPRLQVSPYYVDSVKTTNSKDKEYMQDRMRSAVWLMKSLYQRQRTLYKVMESIVRFQEEFFRHGVKKLKPLILKDVADDIEMHESTISRITTSKYVSTPHGVHELKFFFNSALGLDDGSQVGSESVKAMIKGYIGSENPRKPLSDEKIAEMLKGELQVNIARRTVAKYRSALGILSSSKRKQIF, from the coding sequence ATGGGATTGGAACTCAGGCAGCAGCTCAAACTTTCACAGCAGTTGGTCATGACGCCACAGCTGCAGCAAGCGATCAAGCTGTTGCAACTGTCACGTTTTGAATTGTTGGACATGGTCCAGCAGGAGTTGCTTGAGAATCCGCTGCTGGAGGAGAAGCCCGAGGAAGAGGCTGTGGAACGCCCTGCAGAGGAGCAGGCCGCACCGACCAAGGAAGAGACTTACAACGACGAATCCGTTGAACAGGACCTGGCCAAGACGGCTGAGTGGGAAAGCTATCTGGGCGAGTTTTCATCCACGGCCAAGCAGGCGGTGGGACGTGAGTACGAGACACCGGAAGAGGGCATGTCCTTTGAGGCCCGTCTGTCTGCCAAGCCTTCCCTTGAGAGTCACCTTGATTGGCAGCTCAGGCTTTCCGGTGCCTCTGAGCTGGATGTTCAAATTGGTGAGCAGATTATCGGTAATCTCGATGGGCTTGGGTATCTGAGAGCCACTGCCGAAGAAATTGCAGATCAGTTGGAGCATATGCCTGTGTCTGTGCAGGCGACCTCTGCCGAGGTGGAGTCCGTTATTCTGCGCATGCAGCGTTTTGACCCCTTGGGTGTTGCCGCACGCGATCCGCGTGAATGCCTACTGGTGCAGCTGGATGCCTATAATATGGATGACCCCATTCTTGTCTCGCTGGTTTCCGAGCATCTTGAGGATCTGGAGAAGCGCCGCTACAAGCCTATTGCCCGCAAATTCAAGATTTCAATGGAAGAACTCAAGGAATATCTGGATGTTATTCAGACCTTGGACCCCATGCCCGGATCGTCTTTTGCCGGGAGCGAGCCGCAGTATGTGAGCCCGGACGTGTTCGTCTACGAATACGATGGTGAATTCGTTATCGTCCTGAATGAAGAAGGACTCCCCCGATTGCAGGTCAGCCCCTATTATGTGGATTCCGTCAAGACCACAAACTCCAAAGATAAAGAATACATGCAGGACAGGATGCGTTCTGCAGTCTGGCTGATGAAGAGCCTGTATCAGCGCCAGCGGACGCTCTACAAGGTCATGGAGAGTATCGTCAGGTTTCAGGAAGAGTTTTTCCGCCACGGGGTGAAGAAACTGAAGCCGCTGATCCTGAAGGATGTTGCGGACGATATAGAGATGCATGAATCCACCATCAGTCGCATCACCACCAGCAAGTACGTCTCTACTCCTCACGGTGTGCACGAGCTTAAATTTTTCTTCAATAGTGCTTTGGGGTTGGATGATGGCTCTCAGGTGGGTAGCGAATCCGTCAAGGCCATGATCAAGGGCTATATCGGAAGCGAAAATCCCCGCAAGCCCTTGTCAGACGAGAAAATCGCCGAAATGCTCAAAGGCGAACTTCAGGTCAACATTGCCCGCCGTACGGTTGCCAAGTATCGGAGTGCGTTGGGCATTCTTTCCTCGTCCAAGCGCAAGCAGATTTTTTAG
- the hpf gene encoding ribosome hibernation-promoting factor, HPF/YfiA family produces MQIKYNFKNFEPSDHLRNYASTRFEKLFKYDRTENALLQVNLSVDKFRHKADVVFTGDELHISAVEESEDMYSTVDLVLDKLDAQVRKTREKAKDRRQARGSVRMDVISFADSAAGERVPTIEESDSYEPKPMAVEEAALQLDSLGYEFLVFHNAESERINVIYLRKNGDYGLIDPGM; encoded by the coding sequence ATGCAAATCAAGTACAACTTCAAGAACTTTGAACCGTCCGACCATCTGAGGAATTACGCCTCCACCCGATTTGAAAAGCTGTTCAAGTACGACAGGACCGAGAATGCCCTGCTTCAGGTCAATCTTTCGGTCGACAAGTTCCGGCATAAGGCGGACGTCGTATTCACCGGTGATGAATTGCACATCTCGGCGGTTGAAGAATCTGAAGACATGTACTCCACCGTTGACCTGGTTCTGGATAAGCTTGATGCTCAGGTCCGCAAGACTCGCGAAAAGGCCAAGGATCGTCGTCAGGCGAGAGGCTCAGTCCGCATGGACGTTATCAGCTTTGCTGATTCTGCCGCCGGAGAGCGCGTTCCTACCATTGAGGAAAGTGACTCCTATGAACCCAAGCCCATGGCCGTGGAAGAAGCCGCCCTGCAGCTGGATTCCCTGGGCTATGAGTTCCTGGTCTTTCATAATGCAGAATCCGAACGAATCAATGTGATCTACCTCCGTAAGAACGGAGATTATGGACTGATTGACCCTGGGATGTAA
- a CDS encoding PTS sugar transporter subunit IIA — protein MSKETKKIKNVGVVVATHTDYGTRLIAAAEMILGEQNDCVSVSVDISHGMDDIVESLRQAVESVDKGGGVMILTDMFGGTPTNLSLSLLGAYKLEVITGVNLPMLLKVLGMRSMPLAKLADEAKSAGMQGIVVAGEVLRKKVAGG, from the coding sequence ATGAGCAAAGAAACCAAGAAGATCAAGAATGTGGGCGTGGTTGTTGCCACGCACACGGATTACGGCACACGGCTGATTGCCGCGGCCGAGATGATCCTGGGAGAACAGAACGATTGTGTCTCTGTGAGCGTGGACATTTCCCACGGCATGGACGACATCGTTGAATCGTTGCGTCAGGCTGTGGAGTCCGTGGACAAGGGCGGGGGAGTGATGATTCTGACCGACATGTTCGGCGGAACTCCTACCAACCTGAGTCTCTCACTGCTCGGTGCCTATAAGCTCGAGGTGATCACCGGGGTCAACCTGCCCATGCTGCTCAAGGTTCTGGGGATGCGTTCCATGCCTCTGGCCAAGCTGGCGGATGAAGCCAAGAGCGCTGGCATGCAGGGCATCGTTGTGGCCGGTGAGGTGTTGCGAAAGAAAGTCGCCGGAGGGTAG
- a CDS encoding PTS sugar transporter subunit IIC encodes MVEVSTAAIIWILTATSLYTLFAFLRFSLNLGIVERPLVQGLVWGLLTGNVTLGVSVALVFELFWLDLIPAGTFIPPNAAAANLAALCLTTVFGFSNPAQVVFPILLAFPLAWISSRLEQAHRRRQDRGYNILQSWLRSERQGDYAPGRLIRRAITQTLTAYFLFFLLTMTSLVALTSWLLAHGLLRPPSEMFSWGYLWIGATLGGMLALRVPGAYVILVLGACGVAMLSLFMG; translated from the coding sequence ATGGTAGAGGTGTCCACCGCGGCCATTATCTGGATTCTGACGGCCACCAGCCTGTATACTTTATTCGCCTTTCTTCGTTTTTCCTTGAACCTTGGCATTGTTGAGCGCCCACTGGTACAGGGCCTTGTCTGGGGCCTGCTGACGGGCAACGTCACCCTTGGAGTGTCCGTTGCTTTGGTTTTCGAACTGTTCTGGCTGGATTTGATTCCAGCGGGGACGTTCATCCCCCCCAATGCCGCTGCAGCGAATCTGGCTGCCTTGTGTCTGACAACGGTGTTTGGTTTCAGTAATCCTGCGCAAGTCGTCTTTCCCATTCTTTTGGCGTTCCCCTTGGCTTGGATTAGTTCGCGCTTGGAACAGGCGCATCGCCGCAGACAGGACCGTGGCTACAACATACTCCAGAGTTGGCTCCGTTCTGAACGGCAGGGGGATTATGCTCCTGGGCGGCTCATCCGGCGCGCTATCACCCAGACTCTCACCGCATATTTTCTGTTTTTCCTGCTGACGATGACTTCACTTGTGGCGTTGACCTCGTGGCTGCTTGCTCACGGCTTGTTACGTCCTCCCTCTGAAATGTTCTCCTGGGGGTATCTCTGGATTGGAGCCACACTTGGAGGCATGCTGGCGCTTCGGGTGCCAGGGGCCTATGTCATTCTTGTTCTGGGCGCCTGCGGCGTCGCAATGCTTAGCCTATTTATGGGTTGA
- the rapZ gene encoding RNase adapter RapZ, producing the protein MSSMKPVRADGGEFPVIILTGLSGAGKSTALKVFEDLGFLTMDGLPPLVMPEMVRLFRTQKDFRHRGLTLGLDASGDDFAKQWPLALGELEAIGARPRLVYVECSAPVLMRRYAATRRPHPLEGELGLERAMEEERRRLFPVRERSELVVDTTDYSIHDLRRFLQEKWNFLKERQWGLRIYVLSFGFKHQVPTDADMVFDLRFLPNPYFDEKLRPMSGKDKPIADFVLGSDEGSEFLRHQMEYLNYILPCYAREGRYRLTLAFGCTGGRHRSVATAEAVFDSLRKSDYAVFLEHRHLDLE; encoded by the coding sequence CTGAGCTCGATGAAGCCGGTCAGAGCCGATGGTGGTGAGTTTCCGGTTATTATTCTCACCGGGCTCTCGGGTGCCGGGAAGTCGACAGCGCTCAAAGTCTTTGAGGACCTCGGATTTCTGACCATGGATGGGTTACCGCCTCTGGTGATGCCGGAGATGGTTCGCCTGTTTCGCACGCAGAAGGATTTTCGTCATCGCGGGCTGACCCTGGGGTTGGACGCCAGCGGCGACGATTTTGCCAAGCAGTGGCCGCTGGCCCTGGGCGAGTTGGAAGCCATCGGAGCCAGACCCCGTCTTGTTTACGTCGAATGCAGCGCCCCTGTCCTGATGCGGCGTTATGCCGCTACCCGCCGCCCTCACCCCCTGGAAGGAGAACTTGGCCTTGAGCGTGCCATGGAAGAGGAGCGTAGGAGGTTGTTCCCGGTCCGCGAACGATCCGAATTGGTCGTTGATACGACGGACTACTCGATCCACGATCTCAGACGCTTCTTGCAGGAGAAGTGGAATTTCCTGAAAGAGAGACAGTGGGGGCTCAGGATTTACGTGTTGTCCTTTGGCTTCAAGCACCAGGTTCCCACAGATGCAGACATGGTGTTTGACCTGCGTTTCCTGCCGAATCCGTATTTTGACGAGAAGCTTCGTCCCATGTCGGGCAAGGACAAGCCTATTGCGGATTTTGTTCTTGGTTCGGACGAGGGCAGCGAGTTTTTACGACACCAGATGGAATATTTGAACTATATCCTGCCATGCTATGCCCGCGAGGGGCGTTACCGCCTGACACTGGCTTTTGGCTGTACCGGCGGACGTCATCGATCAGTGGCTACTGCCGAGGCCGTCTTTGACTCCTTGCGCAAGTCGGATTATGCAGTCTTTCTTGAACATCGCCACCTCGACCTAGAATAG
- a CDS encoding PTS sugar transporter subunit IIA — MKLGDLLDRDLILPKLKAGTKKQVLAELVAAAVDKLPELDRDTAIEVLTERETLGTTGIGDGIAIPHGKLDNLENIVVVVGRSAGGVEYEALDQKPCHIFFLVLAPEQVAGMHLRVLAHISRLLKEDSFRKSFVEADTGDDLWRLLKGA, encoded by the coding sequence ATGAAGCTCGGAGATTTGCTGGATAGGGATTTAATTCTGCCCAAGCTCAAGGCCGGGACCAAGAAACAGGTCCTGGCCGAGCTTGTGGCGGCGGCAGTGGATAAACTGCCGGAACTGGATCGGGACACGGCAATTGAGGTCCTGACCGAACGCGAGACTCTGGGCACAACTGGTATTGGGGATGGTATTGCCATTCCTCACGGCAAGTTGGATAACCTGGAAAATATTGTCGTGGTTGTTGGCCGCAGCGCGGGGGGCGTCGAATACGAAGCCCTGGACCAAAAGCCTTGTCATATTTTTTTCCTGGTTTTGGCTCCAGAACAGGTGGCAGGCATGCATCTGCGTGTCCTGGCCCATATCTCACGCCTGCTCAAGGAAGATTCCTTTAGGAAATCATTTGTCGAGGCCGATACGGGCGATGACCTGTGGCGGTTGCTCAAGGGGGCCTGA